One Ilumatobacter coccineus YM16-304 genomic window, GATACACGTACGCGTGCGTGCCGGTGTCGCTCGACGGTTTGCGGTGGCTGCCGAGGCTCCCCTCGACGGGCACCCCGTCGAGGGTGCAGAGCACCATGTCGTCACCGCTCAGGTCGTCGTAGTCGAGGCCACTCGGCTTGATGATGAACAGGTCGTGTCCGGGGACGCGCGCCGAGATGTTGCCCGCGGTCCAGGCAACGAGTCCGTTCCGCAGGAGCTCGAGGTGGAGCGCGGCGACTTCGTCGCGCAGCTCACCGAGCTCCGGGCCGTACAGTTCGACTTCCTCGCTGGGGGTCATTGCTCTCCTCTGTGCGTGCTGGGTGTCGGCACCGTTCCGGGAACCGCCCGGTCGATGCGACGGATGTTCAGGTCCGACGCCGGGTCGAGTGCACCGGCGGCGATCGATGCCACCGTCCTCGAGACGACGTCGAGATGTCGGATGGCGTCGCTGACGCCGACTTCGACGAGTTCGACCGACGCCACGGCGTGCCCGGCGAACGGTGCGGAGGGCGAGCCCGTGGCATCGCCCTGTTGCTCGTCGTCGATCACCACGATGCGACCACCTGCGTCGGTCAGCGCGACGTCGGCCAATGCGGCGGCGAACGGTGCTGCTTCGGCGACGGCCGCGCTCGTCGCCACGACCGTGTCGACGCCACCGAAGCGTTCGGCACAGCGCTCGATGGTCGCCACGATGTCGTGCTCCGCGGTCTCGACGTGAGCACCGGCGGCGGCGAGTCGAGCGACGAGTCCGTCGGCGAACGCGGGCTCGGTGGCGGCGACCACGACGACGCGCCCGCTGAGCATCGGCACCGTCTTGCGGCGCAGCTTCGCTTCTTCGAGACTCCAGTACTCGATGCGGAACTTCTCGGAATCGGGAATCGGCCGGTACGTCGACACCGACTCGGCGCCGCGCATCGAGTTGATCGCGTTGACGTAGTAGGCACCGCACACGCGTGCGGTCCGGGCGTCGGCGGCGAAGCTGAACATCCCGACTCCGGGGACGAGCACGATCCGAGGATCGGCGCCGCGCATGGGCGGCGAGTCGTCGGTCGCGTGCCGCCGGTAGTACGCCGCGTACTCGTCGCGGTAGCGGCGATGGGCTTCGTCGAGCGTCGCCGCGATCGCCGACCGATCGACAGTCGGATCGACGGCCGGATCGACGTCCAGATCGACGTCGAGGAACATCGGCGCGACCTTGAGGCGGAGGTAGTGGTCGGGGCAACTCGTGCCGAGCGCGGCGAGTTCCTCGGCCCGCTCGCGTGACACGAAGTCGAGCACGACGTCGCTGTCGTCCCAGTGCCCCACCATCGGTTCGTCGTGCGATGCGCACGCGCGGATCATCGGGTGGATCACACGGGCGACGGCCGCCCGCCGGTCGGGGTCGAGTGGGCGGCGCGAGTCGACGACGGCGCCCAACGGGTCAGCGCAGCCCTCGCGTTCGAGGAACTCCTCGGCGGTGCGGATCATCCAGAGCGAGTTGGCTTCGCACTCGGCGCTGGTGGCACCCCACGCGGTGGTGCCGTGGCCGCCGAG contains:
- a CDS encoding class II aldolase/adducin family protein, whose translation is MAPVDDPVIAATIGEAVNATEERQATPGPLSALIERSNRLGADTRNTNEGGGNTSAKGVAVDPVSGDDVELLWVKGSGSDLATLTAGDIAVLERQRIVAMQRVYRGPDHEDEMVPLFTRCCFGEPGPAPSIDTAMHALVDAPHVDHLHPDGVIAIAASVDGPELTERIYGGRVLWVDWRRPGFELGLQIARLHREHPEAVGVVLGGHGTTAWGATSAECEANSLWMIRTAEEFLEREGCADPLGAVVDSRRPLDPDRRAAVARVIHPMIRACASHDEPMVGHWDDSDVVLDFVSRERAEELAALGTSCPDHYLRLKVAPMFLDVDLDVDPAVDPTVDRSAIAATLDEAHRRYRDEYAAYYRRHATDDSPPMRGADPRIVLVPGVGMFSFAADARTARVCGAYYVNAINSMRGAESVSTYRPIPDSEKFRIEYWSLEEAKLRRKTVPMLSGRVVVVAATEPAFADGLVARLAAAGAHVETAEHDIVATIERCAERFGGVDTVVATSAAVAEAAPFAAALADVALTDAGGRIVVIDDEQQGDATGSPSAPFAGHAVASVELVEVGVSDAIRHLDVVSRTVASIAAGALDPASDLNIRRIDRAVPGTVPTPSTHRGEQ